A part of Gracilimonas sp. genomic DNA contains:
- a CDS encoding NAD(P)H-binding protein: protein MNKTAIVIGATGLVGSHILNQLLENDDYASVKVFHRRSTGIDHPKLKEHIVKFEEIEDWKKQLTGDELYSALGTTIKQAGSQERQYTIDFTYQYETAKAAAKNGVAKFSLVSSAGANAESRAFYTKLKGELDEAVKELPFEVITILRPSFLDGARQEDRLGESIGILLAKMFTKIPGLKKYRPIFAGKVAEGMINSLKKCPPGYHIFELDEIFYL from the coding sequence TATTTTGAACCAACTTCTGGAAAATGATGATTATGCTTCTGTGAAAGTCTTTCACCGGCGAAGTACAGGTATTGATCACCCCAAGCTGAAAGAGCATATTGTAAAGTTTGAAGAAATTGAAGATTGGAAAAAACAGCTTACCGGCGATGAGCTTTATTCTGCTTTGGGGACTACTATTAAACAGGCTGGAAGTCAGGAAAGGCAATACACCATAGACTTTACCTATCAATATGAAACCGCCAAAGCCGCTGCCAAAAATGGCGTAGCGAAGTTTTCCCTGGTATCATCAGCCGGGGCTAATGCTGAATCACGTGCATTCTACACTAAACTAAAGGGAGAATTGGATGAAGCCGTAAAGGAACTCCCCTTTGAAGTGATCACCATCTTACGCCCTTCTTTTTTGGATGGAGCCCGACAGGAAGACCGGCTTGGAGAATCAATCGGAATTTTACTTGCCAAGATGTTCACTAAAATTCCCGGACTTAAAAAATACCGGCCCATCTTTGCCGGCAAGGTTGCGGAAGGAATGATCAACTCTTTGAAGAAATGCCCTCCCGGCTATCATATCTTCGAGTTGGACGAGATTTTTTATTTGTAG
- a CDS encoding DUF4900 domain-containing protein: MGRSMLILVAGFMIIAGVITNSNNRRAMMLPQKSAQNISEAQAKNSAVSMIKMGIEKITIDNEWDGEISDVSSLPGSAYLELYDSESSSYPEGISIGQGGWDGYKVLLYSEATYGNYTAIVEVMMRRDSYSKYSYFSDEERSSLLGNSEIYFYSSDVISGPIHTNGTFRISGTPTFFGHVSSPNMWQSRSLFGDNPDFRSTTDFNSPERPLPTQAQINDLKSAATATGLTFTNQIDVTFQDDGSVSISEYDEAAEVWLPAQEYEASEHNGIISTTKKALVKGMVAGPLTLHSEDDIEIMGDLEYYDDPRNNEVSADLLGLVSEKDVILDREAHRYKGSADVSLHASIMAMGASFRVENYSSGGYRGKINLLGGIIQKNRGPVGTFGGLFGDTGFSKNYEYDTRLRYSIPPYFPRESVFSILSWKDRVIVKN; the protein is encoded by the coding sequence ATGGGACGATCCATGTTAATTTTAGTGGCCGGGTTTATGATTATCGCCGGAGTTATCACAAACTCAAATAATCGCCGAGCTATGATGCTGCCGCAGAAATCTGCGCAGAACATCAGCGAAGCACAGGCTAAAAATTCGGCCGTAAGTATGATCAAAATGGGCATCGAGAAAATCACCATTGATAATGAATGGGATGGAGAGATTTCGGACGTGAGTTCTCTGCCGGGTTCAGCTTACCTCGAACTGTACGACTCGGAAAGCTCCTCTTATCCCGAAGGAATCTCTATAGGGCAAGGTGGCTGGGACGGGTATAAAGTACTTCTTTACAGCGAGGCTACCTACGGAAACTACACCGCCATTGTTGAGGTAATGATGCGTCGGGATTCCTATTCCAAGTATTCCTATTTCTCGGATGAAGAGCGAAGCAGTTTGTTAGGCAACTCAGAAATCTACTTCTACTCATCGGATGTCATTTCCGGCCCTATTCACACCAACGGTACATTTAGAATATCCGGAACACCCACCTTTTTTGGACACGTTTCGAGCCCAAATATGTGGCAGAGCCGAAGTTTATTTGGCGACAACCCCGATTTCCGAAGCACCACGGATTTTAACTCCCCGGAACGCCCACTCCCAACTCAAGCCCAGATTAATGACCTAAAGAGTGCAGCCACCGCAACCGGCTTAACTTTTACCAATCAAATTGACGTGACTTTTCAAGATGACGGCTCCGTTTCTATTTCAGAGTACGATGAAGCTGCGGAAGTTTGGTTACCGGCTCAGGAATATGAAGCATCCGAACACAATGGGATTATTTCCACCACCAAAAAGGCTTTGGTTAAAGGAATGGTTGCCGGTCCATTAACCCTGCACTCTGAAGATGACATCGAGATTATGGGTGACCTCGAATATTACGACGATCCACGGAATAATGAGGTGTCTGCTGACCTGCTTGGTTTGGTGAGTGAAAAAGACGTAATTCTTGACAGAGAAGCTCATCGGTATAAAGGTTCCGCGGATGTAAGCCTTCACGCCTCCATTATGGCCATGGGGGCATCTTTTCGTGTTGAGAACTACAGCTCGGGCGGCTACAGAGGTAAAATAAATTTACTGGGCGGCATCATTCAAAAGAACCGGGGGCCGGTTGGCACCTTTGGCGGATTATTCGGAGACACCGGATTCTCAAAAAATTATGAGTATGACACCCGTCTCCGATATTCAATCCCTCCATACTTCCCACGCGAAAGTGTGTTCTCCATATTATCCTGGAAAGACCGTGTAATCGTTAAAAACTAA